Proteins from a genomic interval of Mustela lutreola isolate mMusLut2 chromosome 4, mMusLut2.pri, whole genome shotgun sequence:
- the HHEX gene encoding hematopoietically-expressed homeobox protein HHEX gives MQYPHPGPAAAAGAVGVPLYAPTPLLQPAHPTPFYIEDILGRGPAAPTPAPTLPSPNSSFTSLVSSYRTPVYEPTPIHPAFSHHSAAALAAAYGPGGFGGPLYPFPRTVNDYTHALLRHDPLGKPLLWSPFLQRPLHKRKGGQVRFSNDQTIELEKKFETQKYLSPPERKRLAKMLQLSERQVKTWFQNRRAKWRRLKQENPQSNKKEELESLDNPCDQRQDLPSEQNKGALDSSQCSPSPASQEDLESEISEDSDQEVDIEGDKGYFNAG, from the exons ATGCAGTACCCACACCccgggccggcggcggcggcgggcgccgTGGGGGTGCCGCTGTACGCGCCCACGCCGCTGCTGCAGCCGGCGCACCCGACGCCGTTCTACATCGAGGACATCCTGGGCCGCGGGCCCGCCgcgcccacccccgcccccacgctGCCGTCCCCCAACTCCTCCTTCACCAGCCTCGTGTCCTCCTACCGGACCCCGGTGTACGAGCCCACGCCGATCCACCCCGCCTTCTCGCACCACTCCGCCGCCGCGCTGGCCGCCGCCTACGGACCCGGCGGCTTCGGGGGCCCTCTGTACCCCTTCCCGCGGACGGTGAACGACTACACGCACGCCCTGCTCCGCCACGACCCCCTGG GCAAACCCCTGCTCTGGAGCCCTTTCTTGCAGAGGCCTCTGCATAAAAGGAAAGGCGGCCAGGTCAGGTTCTCCAACGACCAGACCATTGAGTTGGAGAAGAAGTTTGAGACCCAGAAATACCTCTCTCCGCCCGAGAGAAAGCGTCTGGCCAAGATGCTGCAGCTCAGCGAGAGACAG GTTAAAACCTGGTTTCAGAATCGACGCGCTAAATGGAGAAGACTGAAACAG GAGAACCCtcaaagcaataaaaaagaagaactgGAAAGTTTGGACAATCCCTGTGATCAGAGGCAAGACTTGCCCAGTGAGCAGAATAAAGGTGCTTTGGATAGCTCTCAATGTtcaccctcccctgcctcccaggaaGACCTTGAATCAGAGATTTCAGAGGATTCTGATCAGGAAGTGGACATTGAGGGCGATAAAGGCTATTTTAATGCTGGATGA